The window TAAGAAAGGATAAACTTTACATTGGAGATTGTTGATGAGGGTTTTCCTCTGAAAGCTATGTATTGCTAAATTTAAGCTAATACAAAGGCTCATGAAACGCAGCGTACTGATTTTAAGACGTGGCTTTATTAACCAAACGgtcgaatgggagaatgatataaaGTCGCCCAGCACTCAAGGTGTAGAATGTGGGCAGCCCATTATCACTGGAAGGAACAAAGCCCTCGCAAGGACAATTATACAGTTGCAAAATCATTTCTCCCACTTTCCCGGTGGGCATAATCCAGTAAACAtgaatacaaatcagtcaataatcatcccATCATTAACTCCATTGACTGCGTTTCATGAACCCTTGCTGGTGTTCCTATAGTGCAAGATCATTCACTCTTAAGTGCGATGGTGTTCTTAATCTTATGGTTATGTGTTTTTATTAGTCTAATAAACGCCCCCTACATCAGAGGcggtacagcgaaggttcactcgATCGGTCCCTGGGTTGAGTGGGATGTCTTGTGattagaggctgagtaaattgggcttgtATTGTCAGGAGTTTAGaaagagaggtgatctcattaaaacctACACGAGGGGGGTTTGATAGGGTGGGCGCCGAGAGATCGTTTCCGCCGGTCGGGGAATCCAAAACACACAGTCTCAGGATCCTTAAGGACTGAGATGGGGCAAGTTTCCTTCACTccaagggttatgaatctttagaattttGATTGATATTTGAAGAGTTAAAACAAACCGCAGGTCTGGGGGAAGAGCGGGGCAGTGGCTCCTTCTTTTAAAGAGATGGCACaggaaaaatgggctgaatggtctttgtGCTGTGtggtattgatgtggagatgccagcgttggactggggtggggcacagtaagaagtctcacaacaccaggttaaagtccaacaggtttatttggtagcactagctttcggagtctcaagctccttgaGCTTGAAGCTccttgaaggagcttgagactccgaaagctagtgctgccaaataaacctgttggactttaacctggtgttgtgagacttcttcctgtgtggTATTGCCGGATAACGGCATATAAGTAACAATGGGAGCCCCGCGTTAGCCGTCAATGTAAATGGCAACGTGGGCACAAAATctcatgaaaatctgaacatgaccttgtgtggtgaaccatagatggttaccactatgggtacttgtacatatgttactcttgttactgttggggttagggtttgggtgttccacctgttattattgttctgtggtacactccgttcggctccgccttcttacaggggtataaaggtcactgctacttcctagtagcccttagtctgggatagtattgttaagtagtgtgctccaatcttgttgtgaataaaagcctttattcccgggtacgtcctagcctcccgtgtgaatcaatcgcgcaccACCTTGTTCTCCGATTCCACCACCCCCCGTGATGTTATAAGGTTCACGCCCAAGGTGACTACTCTATTAACAAGATCCCAATTCAAAGATTGTTCATTAGAATTGAACAGGTGACCAGACCTCCTTCCAACTCCCCCTCGCCACCGCCTCCCCATCTTTCACTGCCCTGTGAAAATTAGGAAGGGCGTCTCAATCGGAGATTCACTAATCCCGGGGCAGTGGTTTTAGCCGGACTGAGCACAGTCCCACCCTGAGAATCCCTGGCCCCGCAGAAACgcttggagaattccgcccagggTTGCCCTTGGCCAACGATAGATCTAAAACCTTCCTCTTCGgggttaatttcctctttaaacaGGAGCTCCAGGTATCTGTCTTTGATCGCATCTGTTTTGAAACAAGGGTGAAATGTGCAAACGGAACGACCCAGTTCCTTGTCGGTCAGTCTGACGGCTAGAAGCAAGAGTGTGACATTAATGGCCAAGGTTTTCTGTTTCTTGACCGCGCCTACTAGTTCATTCAGGGTCAGGATGTGTGAATCCGCTGCTCTCTGCACCTGGCTTGCGTCGCAAGCTGATAAATTAATCATATCGGAAAGTATTTCCAGGTGAAATTGGGCACCTTTCAGCCAGGCACGCAAATTTGCAACGGTGGCATTTTGGGGATTGCCAATCATCGAGAATCTGATACCGTTCAGCTGATCAAACAGTTTTGACTCGTATCTTTTAGCTTCTTGACAAAGCTTCTCTTTGTCCTCTGAGAATATGAAGCAGCGGTCTCGGTAAGAATGAATTGTGCTGGAGATTTTTTGTGCTTTTTCCTCACTGAATATTTCGTGGATTGTTTTTTTATTGTCTTTCTCAATGTCCTCATTGCTCTTTGCATATAGGTCTGCAGCAAAAGAAGCAATTTGACTTAATATTTCTATAATTAAACCAGCCGGGCTTAATGGAAGTTTTGATATCAATTTAACGATCAGTTGAAAAGCTATTTTCAGAAACACCTTTATGTACTCCCATCTTCTGGTGATGTTCCCATCCTGATCGTTTTTCATCTTCCCATACAACCTGTCCGCAGCTTCACACGCTGAAAACTCGATCCCCATGATTTATGGGGATGAGAAGCTTGATAACACACTGTGTAAAGTCTCCCAGTTTGTGATGGGTGTCTAAAGTAAAAAAACAACGGCAATTTGTTAAAATAGAAACCAAATTATTTGGACGCTGGACATCTGAGATAAAGACAGAAGATGCATGTAAAATCCTCGGcttcaatgtgtctctccctgataagctcaatgcattctacaacCGTTTTGAgcgagaggtcagcgagagcttccaccctggaagccctggatggacctgtatctggggtcaccattgcagatgtcagagcagctttcttgaaggtcaacccacggaaagcaattggcccggatgggatacccggacgaggcactcagatcctgcgtggatcagctggcggaggtattcacagacatcttcaacctctctttacaacaatctgtccccatctgcttcaagatgatgaccatcatcccagtacaaaagaaaagccaggcagcgtaccttaatgactatcgtccggtggctctgacatccatcattatgaagtgcttcgaaaggctagtcatggcacgaattaattccagcctcccggactaccaggATCCACTACTGttcacctatcgccgcaacaggtccacagcagatgccatctccctggctctgcactcaaccctggaacacctagataacaagaacacctatgtcagactcctatttattgactacagctcagccttcaacaccattattcccacgaaactcatctccaaactctgtggcctgggcctcagctcctccctctgcgactggatcctgaacttcctaacccacagaccacaatcagtaaggataggcaacagcacctcctccacgatcatcctcaacgctggtgtcccacaaggctgtgttctcagccccctactatactccttatacacctatgactgtgcggccaaattcccctccaattcgattttcaggtttgctgacgacaccaccgtagtgggtcggatctcaaacaatgatgagacagagtacaggaatgagatagagaatctggtgaactggtgcggcagcagtaatctgtccctcaatgtcaacaaaacaaaggaaattgtcatcgacttcaggaagcgtaaaggagaacatacccctgtctacatcaatggggacgaagtagaaagggtcgagagcttaaagtttttaggtgtccagatcaccaacaacctgtcctggtcccccccccccgatgccaacactatagttaagaaagcccaccaacgcctctactttctcagaagactaaggaaattcggcatgtcagctacgactctcaccaacctttacagatgcaccatagaaagcattccttctggttgtatcacagcttggtatggctcctgctctgcccaagacccaccacacttcctgaagtcgatgactatctccttcggaTCCTTCACAGCCGACTCCTTGAGTTATTATACCGAGAATTTGCCCACCCTATGTTTAGTTTGACCGTCCtctccattttgtttttaaacagcAGTATAACGTTAGTGACCTTCCACCACCAGACTCCACCCTAACTGCGCTTGAGAATGTCACGAAAAGTACTTACGAATCCCCAGTGAAGGTTTTGACGTTGTGTAGAGGCAGAGGTGCCTCCTGGAGTTGTCCTGGGACTCAGTTGTCCTCACTCCTTAAACTTTTGTGAACTTATTGCCATTTCCTTTCCCTACAGCTCCACACTTCTGTTTTGTAAAATAACTCCGCGCTCACAATAGCTGCTTGGATTTCTTGAAAACTGAAAGCGAAACTGCTTTGGGAAATTCAAACGGTACACAATTCCTCTTAACCCTCCCTTGTCCAATTAAAAACACTCAGTGGGGGTTGGAAAACTCCACGTGCGTTCTGTTGATGATTCCTGAGTAAAACCTCTTTTACAGATTTTGCCTAGTTTAccgcttttacagatgcaccatagaaagcattctttctggttgtgtcacagcttggtatggctcctgctctgcccaagaccgcaagaaactacaaagggttgcgaacgaagcccagtccatctcgcaaaccagcctcccatccattgactctgtctacacttcccgctgcctcggaaaagcagccagcataattaaggacctcccacacgccggacattctctctcccaccttcttccatcgggaaaaaggtacaaaatctgaggtcacgtaccaaccgactcgagaacagtttcttccatgctgccataaGACCTTTGAATGCAcccatcatatattaagttgatctttctctacactctagctatgactgtaacactatattctgcaacctcgcctttccttctctatgaacggtatgctttgtctgtatagcgcgcaagaaacaatacttttcactgtataataatacatgcgacaataataaatcaaatcaaatcaagtccacgccaacaccttagaaacacctgaactcccacctaatcccttttaccagcacctggcccataaccctgaatgttatgacgtgccaagtgctcatccaggtactttttaaagaatgtgaggcaacccgcctcctccaccctcccgggcagcgcattccagaccctcaccaccctctgagtaaaaagcttttcctcaaatccctcctcaaacctcctgcccctcaccttgaaccaatgtcccctcatgaccgacccttcaactaaggggaacagctgctccttatccactctgtccgtgcccctcataatcttgaacacctcgattaggtcgcccctcagtcttctctgctccaacgaaaacaacccaagcctccccaacctctcttcataacttaaatgctccatcccaggcagcatcctggtgaatctcctctgcatcccctccagtgcaatcacatccttcctataaacaGAAcaacacacagtgctccagctgtggcctcaccaaagttctatacaactccaacatgacttccctgcttttgtactctatgcctctaatgataaaggcaagtgtcccatatgcttttttcaaCACCCTACTTCAGAGGTCTATGCTgaaattctaccgcctcgcccaccacgggaatcggagcgggcgaggggcagacaacgggaagatccattgacctcaggcaggatttaatagttttgggatgagcgacgCCATAGAATCCCACACCTATGGATAAACACCTATGgacaaacaatcccacccaggcataatccccataactccacatatttgccctgttaatccccctgacacttagggtcaatttagcacggccaatccacctaacctgcacatctttggagtgtgggaggaaaccggagcacccggagcaaacccacgcagacacggggagaatgtgcaggcacaaacaggcagtcatccaaggccagaattgaacccgggtccctggcgctgaggggcagcagtattaattactgtgccactgtgtagagggatctgggtgtcctggtacataaatcataaaagtcagtatgcaggtgcagcaagtgattaggaaggtaaattgaATGTTGTCATCAACTGAGtgaaatataaaagttggcaagttttaccttagttgtacagggcattggtgagaccacagcagttgcagttttggtgttcttactTAAGAACAGATAtaatgggggggggcgggggggggggggtgcatggtggcacagtggttagcactgctgcctcacagcacctagcactgctgcctcacagcgccagggacccgggttcgattccggccttgggtcactgtctgtgtggagtttgaacattctccctgtgccttcatgggttctctctgggtgctctgtttcctcccaca of the Mustelus asterias chromosome 21, sMusAst1.hap1.1, whole genome shotgun sequence genome contains:
- the LOC144509133 gene encoding uncharacterized protein LOC144509133, which gives rise to MGIEFSACEAADRLYGKMKNDQDGNITRRWEYIKVFLKIAFQLIVKLISKLPLSPAGLIIEILSQIASFAADLYAKSNEDIEKDNKKTIHEIFSEEKAQKISSTIHSYRDRCFIFSEDKEKLCQEAKRYESKLFDQLNGIRFSMIGNPQNATVANLRAWLKGAQFHLEILSDMINLSACDASQVQRAADSHILTLNELVGAVKKQKTLAINVTLLLLAVRLTDKELGRSVCTFHPCFKTDAIKDRYLELLFKEEINPEEEGFRSIVGQGQPWAEFSKRFCGARDSQGGTVLSPAKTTAPGLVNLRLRRPS